A section of the Branchiostoma lanceolatum isolate klBraLanc5 chromosome 19, klBraLanc5.hap2, whole genome shotgun sequence genome encodes:
- the LOC136425129 gene encoding polycystin-1-like protein 2 translates to MTRKYAADIVLDLANAMKGSQGASVENMATIADALVQTASTVVDMLPEPETPIGSTSDTLFGSDVDIDNVDLSPKQQVKMLKEKQKEKEDAQRETAQSIVASLDHVGDTLLALQPPNVKYRTSFKTASVAVAVVRSPASEDIQLDSDQIVAIIPGRPKETQTNDMLDVQMSVFHKNPYSWAESTGGQNISSPVAFLTVKSNEPKNLFEKQRLNLNIPFVSSPPREREPTGTPPLDGVTEQPNDVEGDVRVSNGKNMTYHAFAVPEDNVVPVVCMNWRDVDAIFYVYSAYGYLPTAEKYAEKRVVKEDGYEAWLRGANFSISFIPNTTDHGGRLYVGVQKLVVARSTHGRSQQPFVQFPDKKDYTLSISAVGCSSWKDSKKQWGLGDCDVKVNLNDAIVSCDCTMTESSIAVGTMTLPVPNSIDFLNAFSNFRYLSDNAAVFSTVMGEYVLYIFILAVLDLKRIRATLRRTPMALYDRIMGRTRVKHLRPKVAINQRKTLSKVSLIPPDRMPAPHVYQLTVTTGSMFGAGTTSRVAFQLFGSKGTTTVRMLNPGGEALVRGSTLHFIMPVRESLGEVMTLHIWHDNSGEGDTSSWFLGSFVVRDVEKDVV, encoded by the exons ATGACGAGG AAATATGCTGCAGACATCGTGTTGGATCTTGCTAATGCCATGAAGGGGTCACAGGGCGCATCGGTAGAGAACATGGCGACCATAGCTGATG CCTTGGTACAGACAGCTTCAACAGTTGTCGACATGTTACCGGAACCGGAAACACCGATCGGAAGTACTTCCGACACCCTGTTCGGAAGTGACGTGGACATTGACAACGTAGATCTTTCACCCAAGCAGCAGGTGAAGATGTTAAAGGAGAAGCAGAAGGAAAAAGAAGACGCG CAACGGGAAACAGCGCAGTCTATAGTGGCATCTTTGGACCATGTTGGTGACACACTGCTGGCGTTGCAGCCTCCGAATGTGAAGTACCGGACAAGCTTTAAAACAGCAAGCGTTGCCGTCGCTGTGGTGAGATCTCCTGCAAGCGAAGACATCCAGCTTGACTCGGATCAGATCGTGGCAATTATCCCGGGCAGACCAAAAGAAACTCAAACCAACGATATGCTGGATGTCCAG ATGTCAGTTTTCCACAAGAACCCGTACTCGTGGGCTGAATCGACAGGAGGACAAAACATATCATCCCCCGTCGCGTTCTTGACCGTCAAATCAAATGAACCCAAAAACCTCTTCGAGAAACAACGGCTAAATCTGAACATTCCATTTGTGTCCTCGCCACCAAGAGAACGTGAACCAACTGGCACACCACCGCTAGATGGCGTAACAGAACAGCCGAATGACGTGGAAGGTGACGTCAGAGTGTCCAACGGGAAAAACATGACGTACCACGCCTTTGCCGTGCCTGAGGACAACGTCGTTCCCGTTGTCTGTATGAACTGGCGTGACGTAGACGCGATCTTTTACGTGTACTCCGCGTATGGATATCTTCCGACAGCTGAAAAGTATGCCGAAAAAAGAGTGGTCAAAGAAGACGGGTATGAGGCTTGGCTTAGGGGTGCCAACTTTTCGATCTCCTTTATTCCAAACACGACTGACCATGGTGGGCGTTTGTACGTTGGAGTACAGAAATTAG TTGTTGCGAGGTCTACCCACGGTCGTTCCCAGCAGCCATTCGTGCAGTTTCCGGACAAGAAAGACTACACGCTGTCGATATCAGCGGTGGGTTGCTCTTCGTGGAAGGACAGCAAAAAGCAATGGGGGCTTGGTGATTGCGAC GTTAAAGTAAACTTGAACGATGCTATCGTCAGCTGTGACTGCACCATGACCGAGTCTAGCATCGCGGTGGGGACCATGACCCTCCCTGTTCCTAACTCCATCGACTTCCTCAACGCCTTCAGCAACTTCCGCTATCTGAGCGACAACGCCGCGGTGTTCTCCACGGTGATGGGCGAGTACGTGCTGTACATATTCATCCTGGCCGTGTTGGACTTAAAGCGTATACGG GCGACCTTGCGCCGTACCCCAATGGCTCTCTACGATCGCATCATGGGCCGGACAAGGGTTAAGCACTTACGTCCTAAAGTAGCCATCAACCAAAGAAAGACGCTGTCCAAAGTGAGTCTGATCCCACCAGACAGGATGCCTGCACCTCACGTCTATCAACTCACGGTCACCACCGGGTCCATGTTCGGGGCAGGCACCACCTCACGGGTCGCCTTCCAACTCTTCGGGTCAAAGGGCACGACTACGGTCAGGATGCTCAACCCAGGCGGAGAG GCTTTGGTGCGAGGAAGTACTTTGCATTTTATCATGCCTGTGCGAGAGTCACTTGGAGAAGTGATGACGTTGCACATCTGGCATGATAACTCTGGGGAAGGCGACACGTCATCGTGGTTCCTCGGGAGTTTTGTCGTCAGAGATGTAGAAAAGGATGTGGTGTAA